One genomic window of Phaeobacter piscinae includes the following:
- a CDS encoding ParB/RepB/Spo0J family partition protein — MAKRRRLSAPDASEIEAIEEGFATKPGINPFDPAPGGVAASAPPIAKVSAEAAQLHGMASVADRVEMARDKADAERWRAAEDAGETVLRIPLAEIDRDYLRRDRMQIDEEELDELTASIRTHGLRSPVEVIALEEGYGLVSGFRRLEAYARLNRSEDGFAAIPAFLRRGADSAGAYVAMIEENELRANLTPYERGRIAVLVAGQGVFASVEAAVDALFGAASKAKRSKVRSFAAVHEGLGDLLRYPNALSEKAGLKLAAALRSGGQGALRSALAGADPADERAEWRLLEAVLVDAGPTPEVKPRGGRPRQVTRLAARKLPSGGDLSAEVAPTAVRIDLKGRSLDPDQVEALLALIEDQLG; from the coding sequence GAAGCCATCGAGGAGGGTTTCGCGACGAAACCCGGCATCAATCCTTTTGATCCGGCGCCCGGTGGTGTCGCGGCCAGCGCGCCGCCCATCGCCAAAGTCTCGGCTGAGGCGGCGCAGTTGCATGGCATGGCATCGGTTGCGGACCGGGTGGAAATGGCCCGCGACAAGGCGGACGCCGAGCGCTGGCGCGCCGCCGAGGATGCGGGCGAAACCGTGCTGCGCATCCCGCTGGCGGAGATCGACCGCGACTATCTGCGCCGGGATCGAATGCAGATCGACGAGGAGGAGCTGGACGAGCTGACCGCGTCGATCCGCACCCATGGTTTGCGCAGCCCGGTTGAGGTGATCGCGCTGGAGGAGGGCTACGGTCTGGTCTCCGGCTTCCGCCGTCTGGAGGCCTATGCGCGGCTGAACCGGAGCGAGGACGGCTTTGCCGCGATCCCGGCCTTCCTGCGGCGCGGGGCTGACAGTGCTGGCGCCTATGTGGCGATGATCGAAGAAAACGAGCTGCGCGCCAATCTGACGCCCTATGAACGCGGGCGCATCGCGGTGCTGGTGGCGGGGCAGGGGGTGTTTGCCTCGGTCGAGGCGGCGGTGGATGCGTTGTTCGGCGCGGCCTCCAAGGCGAAACGCTCGAAGGTGCGCAGCTTTGCTGCCGTGCATGAGGGGCTGGGCGATCTGTTGCGCTACCCCAATGCGCTGTCGGAGAAGGCCGGGCTGAAACTGGCGGCGGCGCTGCGCTCGGGCGGGCAGGGGGCGTTGCGCTCTGCTTTGGCCGGGGCGGATCCGGCGGATGAGCGGGCCGAGTGGCGGTTGCTGGAGGCGGTATTGGTAGATGCGGGGCCGACACCTGAGGTCAAACCCCGTGGCGGACGCCCGCGTCAGGTCACCCGTCTGGCAGCGCGAAAGCTGCCGTCGGGTGGTGATCTGTCGGCCGAAGTGGCCCCCACGGCGGTGCGGATTGATCTCAAAGGGCGCAGCCTTGACCCCGATCAGGTGGAGGCGCTGCTGGCCCTGATAGAGGATCAGCTGGGCTAA
- a CDS encoding PRC-barrel domain-containing protein, protein MKNLLLSTAIALTPATAVLADGHGDMFRAEADPMAIHASEFIGMRVYRAENGQEATEYAGVQKEWDDIGEINDVVLNRDGTVDSVLVDIGGFLGMGENQVAVDMKSVKFVADSSTAEDLNDFFLVMEASADALKEAPTYDWTRQVSADVEEMKQETTAAAGEIKDDADALVDDAEQTAESAFDATKDPFTREGFVTASTTDLTSEQLTGAPLYDSKDEWIGEVSQINLTSDGKVKSVVADIGGFLGLGEKTVELELSKMDILRADDGDDLRAYVSMSKDELEQLPDYEK, encoded by the coding sequence ATGAAAAATCTGCTTCTCTCTACCGCAATTGCCCTGACACCTGCGACCGCCGTTCTGGCGGATGGTCACGGCGATATGTTCCGCGCTGAGGCTGATCCGATGGCCATTCATGCCTCCGAATTCATTGGTATGCGCGTTTACCGCGCCGAAAATGGCCAGGAAGCAACCGAATACGCTGGCGTACAGAAAGAGTGGGACGACATTGGTGAAATCAACGATGTGGTGCTGAATCGCGACGGCACCGTGGATTCCGTTCTGGTTGATATCGGCGGCTTCCTCGGCATGGGCGAAAATCAAGTCGCCGTGGATATGAAATCGGTGAAATTTGTCGCCGACAGTTCCACTGCCGAAGACCTGAACGACTTCTTCCTGGTGATGGAGGCTTCGGCCGATGCGCTGAAAGAGGCGCCGACCTATGATTGGACCCGCCAGGTGAGCGCGGACGTCGAGGAGATGAAGCAGGAGACCACTGCGGCTGCCGGCGAAATCAAGGACGACGCGGATGCATTGGTAGACGATGCCGAGCAGACAGCTGAATCCGCTTTTGACGCGACCAAGGATCCCTTCACCCGAGAGGGCTTCGTGACGGCATCCACAACAGATCTGACCAGCGAGCAGCTGACCGGTGCACCGCTCTATGACAGCAAGGATGAGTGGATCGGTGAGGTTTCGCAAATCAATCTGACCAGCGACGGCAAGGTGAAGTCGGTTGTTGCGGACATCGGTGGCTTCTTGGGGCTGGGTGAAAAAACCGTAGAGCTGGAGCTGAGCAAGATGGACATTCTGCGCGCCGATGATGGCGACGACCTGCGCGCCTATGTGTCGATGAGCAAGGACGAGTTGGAACAGCTGCCTGATTACGAGAAGTAA